The following are encoded in a window of Prevotella melaninogenica genomic DNA:
- a CDS encoding nucleotidyltransferase family protein — protein sequence MTQLQSTSYSNFLKLLRSELWQTPLELTLSHSEFLSVYELASKQAVLGMVANSLIRNNVSLDREDVMKVLAVQGRIIASNKAVNSELLLLCKLFVDNGIESIVVKGQTIGRYYSNPLVRTPGDIDFYCNETNLPKVILAMANTWGIHTEGKPSEQHYELVHNSIILELHHCLMKFASNKSQKIWDEIFRSSSPTIVEVDGCLVPTLEPTLNVLYTFLHLYHHLVELGVGLRQFSDVAVLLKTHYNLIDKKKFFDWLDALDFRKAFDVVQLILVNILGMDEKYALSPLSYDKDSLKAMNQFMDVVWFGGNFGFHGHNRRFKFKIQYFSITTYRKLKLYYRFYRFSPREIKASVFSSIPHKILKAIKGDLKGI from the coding sequence ATGACTCAGCTTCAGTCAACTTCTTATTCTAACTTTTTAAAACTTCTGAGAAGTGAGCTATGGCAAACTCCTCTGGAATTAACTTTGAGTCATTCTGAGTTTCTTTCAGTCTATGAGTTGGCTTCAAAGCAGGCTGTGTTAGGAATGGTTGCTAACAGCTTGATTCGGAATAACGTTAGTTTAGACCGAGAAGATGTTATGAAGGTGTTAGCAGTGCAGGGTAGGATAATAGCTTCTAATAAGGCTGTTAATTCAGAGTTACTTTTATTGTGTAAGCTATTTGTTGATAATGGTATAGAATCTATTGTTGTTAAAGGGCAGACTATAGGACGATATTATTCTAATCCTCTTGTTCGTACCCCAGGGGATATTGATTTCTATTGTAATGAAACAAATCTTCCTAAGGTTATATTAGCAATGGCAAATACTTGGGGTATTCATACAGAGGGAAAGCCATCAGAGCAACACTATGAGTTAGTTCATAACTCTATTATTTTAGAGTTACATCATTGCTTGATGAAGTTCGCAAGCAATAAATCTCAGAAAATATGGGATGAAATCTTTCGTTCATCTTCTCCTACCATTGTTGAAGTTGATGGGTGTTTGGTTCCAACGTTGGAACCAACTTTAAATGTATTGTATACTTTTCTTCATCTTTACCATCATCTTGTAGAGTTGGGAGTTGGATTACGTCAGTTCTCTGATGTTGCTGTTCTATTGAAAACGCATTATAATCTTATTGATAAGAAGAAATTCTTCGATTGGTTAGACGCATTAGATTTTAGAAAAGCTTTTGATGTTGTACAGTTGATATTGGTAAATATTTTGGGTATGGATGAAAAATATGCACTATCACCATTATCTTATGATAAGGATTCTTTGAAAGCAATGAATCAGTTTATGGATGTTGTATGGTTTGGTGGCAACTTTGGATTTCATGGTCATAATCGTAGATTTAAGTTTAAAATTCAATATTTTTCTATTACCACCTACAGAAAGTTGAAACTTTACTATCGATTTTACCGTTTTTCACCTCGAGAAATTAAAGCTTCTGTCTTTTCGTCTATTCCCCATAAAATACTTAAGGCCATCAAAGGAGATTTGAAAGGTATTTAA
- a CDS encoding polysaccharide biosynthesis protein encodes MKVFDKLLDWYLSRNALPYWVILAIDIVICYLSGIFVFWLYYHGAVSPQHIVLLSKTIFMYMIFNLIGFRIFRTYSGIIRYSSFVDLQRVVLAMLLSLIVAEAMHYVVYHWDLEFVRLQGRQIATMYLVATIGLMAFRILTKSVYDVLFNTDKGIRTFIYGVKDGGVGLAKSIRSNVPRKFLLKGFIAHDPDIKGRILMGEKIYLVDDNLAEHIKALRIKAVLVSPLQNERFRNDAKLQDILLSLGVQIFMSSAEKEWTQNDDYTKVQLKEISIEDLLPRDQINVDMDSIGNLLRNKKIMITGSAGSIGSEMVRQIAVYKPAELILIDQAETPQHNIRLMMQFEWPDIKAHTIVTSISNQERMEKIFQTYKPDYVFHAAAYKHVPMMENNPSESIQNNVWGTKVIADLSVKYGVKKFVMVSTDKAVNPTNVMGCSKRICEIYCQSLNKMINEQANGKPTTQFVTTRFGNVLGSNGSVIPLFEKQIKAGGPVTVTDPNIIRFFMLIPEACKLVLEAGTHGGGGEIFVFDMGKPVRIADLAKRMIKLSGAKNIEIKYTGLRAGEKLYEEVLSTTENTLPSFHEKIRIAEVREYDFNEVNKQIESLIALSHTYDDMAIVEKMKEIVPEYVSNNSKYSVLDK; translated from the coding sequence ATGAAAGTATTTGACAAACTGTTGGATTGGTATCTTTCGAGGAATGCATTACCATATTGGGTTATATTGGCTATAGACATTGTTATCTGTTATCTTTCAGGTATCTTTGTCTTTTGGTTATATTATCATGGTGCTGTATCCCCTCAGCATATTGTTTTGTTAAGTAAAACAATCTTTATGTACATGATATTTAACCTTATTGGTTTTAGAATTTTTCGTACATATTCAGGGATTATTCGTTACTCTTCCTTTGTTGATTTGCAACGAGTAGTATTGGCTATGCTCCTCTCTCTTATTGTTGCAGAGGCAATGCATTATGTTGTTTATCATTGGGATCTTGAATTTGTTCGTCTTCAAGGAAGACAAATTGCAACAATGTATCTTGTTGCGACCATTGGTCTGATGGCCTTTCGTATATTAACAAAGTCAGTTTATGATGTCTTATTTAATACAGATAAAGGTATTCGCACTTTCATCTATGGTGTGAAGGATGGTGGTGTTGGTTTGGCAAAAAGTATTAGAAGTAATGTTCCACGTAAGTTCTTATTAAAGGGATTTATTGCACATGATCCAGATATCAAAGGTCGAATTCTCATGGGTGAGAAGATTTATCTTGTAGATGATAATCTTGCAGAACATATCAAAGCATTGAGAATAAAGGCAGTTTTAGTCTCTCCATTGCAAAATGAGCGCTTTCGTAATGATGCTAAGTTACAGGATATACTTTTAAGTCTTGGTGTACAAATCTTTATGAGTTCAGCAGAGAAAGAATGGACTCAAAATGATGATTATACAAAGGTTCAACTTAAGGAGATTAGTATTGAAGACTTGCTTCCACGTGATCAAATTAATGTTGACATGGATTCCATTGGTAATCTCTTACGTAATAAGAAGATTATGATTACTGGTTCTGCAGGTAGTATTGGTTCTGAGATGGTACGTCAGATTGCTGTCTATAAACCTGCAGAGCTAATCCTTATTGATCAGGCAGAGACACCTCAACATAACATTCGCTTGATGATGCAATTTGAATGGCCTGATATTAAGGCGCATACTATTGTTACAAGCATTTCTAATCAGGAAAGAATGGAGAAGATTTTCCAAACTTATAAGCCTGATTATGTATTCCATGCAGCTGCGTATAAGCATGTACCGATGATGGAAAATAATCCGTCTGAAAGTATACAAAATAACGTTTGGGGAACAAAAGTTATTGCAGACCTTAGTGTTAAGTACGGTGTTAAGAAATTTGTTATGGTTTCAACAGATAAAGCTGTAAACCCAACAAATGTAATGGGCTGCTCAAAGCGTATTTGTGAGATATACTGTCAGAGCCTTAACAAAATGATTAATGAGCAGGCAAATGGTAAACCTACTACACAATTTGTTACCACCCGTTTTGGTAATGTATTAGGTTCAAATGGTTCTGTTATTCCTTTGTTTGAAAAGCAGATAAAGGCTGGAGGACCTGTTACTGTTACAGATCCTAACATCATTCGATTCTTCATGTTGATTCCTGAAGCATGTAAATTGGTACTTGAAGCAGGTACACACGGAGGTGGTGGAGAAATCTTCGTGTTCGATATGGGTAAACCTGTTCGAATAGCTGATCTTGCTAAACGAATGATTAAGCTTTCCGGTGCTAAGAATATTGAAATTAAATATACAGGTTTGCGTGCTGGCGAGAAGCTATATGAAGAGGTCTTAAGTACAACTGAAAATACACTTCCAAGTTTCCACGAGAAGATTCGTATTGCAGAGGTACGTGAGTACGATTTTAATGAGGTAAACAAGCAGATAGAATCACTTATAGCTTTGAGTCACACCTACGATGATATGGCTATTGTTGAAAAAATGAAAGAAATTGTACCAGAGTATGTAAGTAATAATAGTAAATACTCTGTGCTCGATAAATAA
- a CDS encoding toxin-antitoxin system YwqK family antitoxin, producing the protein MKRLYFVLLVSTLFTVATAQRVARSYIPHGAFFYDSQWKGVSSADKAAYYRVLAIDDKGQKMFYDYYITGQLQAEKHYISINRQNDRNTVLNGVCRTFHKSGRVESVLQYKNGKANGRALSFFPSGNIGMKLSYRNGLLDGPCYTYTENGRLEFTTIWRNGSKVNEIKGGKDHYIDKNTNEDEFCERYRHDEALIMAQSKSIYKARENKEQKVELKATKKLNSNPTTESKEPQPAHDDLAKKGRTNSINKVKEVASSQTLKEDKYLANIKYPDAPNEKAGTISDKMCSVGIIPQKGWFNFTYLHSLLSKENERAKSIDVLTSISHNFQLNSSQIIDGFGAQKEVVFHHNMIYDVQNSKDKVTGRKPRQIGFFGTITGNNLLIDRINIFTWSEEEMYLIAQEAIKAGYKTLGGIDYKSTDGNFILEPKMKPMDYGEREVIVTFTHQSNLYAGLYYIQMDIK; encoded by the coding sequence ATGAAACGTTTGTACTTTGTTTTACTTGTAAGTACTTTATTTACAGTTGCTACAGCTCAACGTGTAGCACGTAGTTATATTCCTCATGGTGCTTTTTTCTATGATAGTCAGTGGAAAGGAGTTAGCAGTGCTGATAAAGCTGCTTACTATAGAGTTTTGGCTATTGATGATAAGGGGCAGAAGATGTTTTATGATTATTATATTACAGGACAACTTCAAGCAGAGAAACATTATATAAGTATAAACAGACAAAATGATAGAAACACGGTCTTAAATGGCGTGTGTAGAACTTTCCATAAGTCCGGTAGAGTAGAGTCTGTGTTACAATATAAGAATGGTAAAGCAAATGGTCGTGCTTTGTCATTTTTTCCAAGTGGTAACATTGGAATGAAGTTATCATATCGCAATGGATTACTTGACGGTCCTTGTTATACTTATACAGAGAATGGTCGATTAGAATTTACTACTATCTGGCGCAATGGTTCTAAAGTCAATGAGATTAAAGGTGGAAAGGATCATTACATTGATAAAAACACTAATGAAGATGAATTCTGTGAACGATATCGCCATGATGAGGCGTTAATAATGGCACAATCAAAAAGCATCTATAAAGCAAGAGAAAATAAAGAGCAAAAGGTTGAGCTTAAAGCTACAAAGAAATTAAATAGTAATCCTACAACTGAATCTAAAGAACCTCAGCCTGCACATGATGATTTGGCAAAGAAGGGACGTACTAATTCTATTAATAAGGTGAAAGAGGTTGCGTCCAGTCAAACATTAAAGGAGGATAAATATCTTGCTAATATAAAGTATCCAGATGCTCCAAATGAAAAAGCTGGAACTATTAGTGATAAGATGTGTTCAGTTGGTATAATACCACAGAAAGGATGGTTTAATTTTACTTATCTTCATAGTTTGCTTAGCAAAGAAAATGAAAGAGCAAAGAGTATAGACGTACTAACAAGCATTAGTCATAATTTTCAGTTAAATTCGTCACAAATAATTGATGGGTTTGGAGCTCAGAAGGAAGTTGTTTTTCATCATAATATGATTTATGATGTACAGAATAGCAAGGATAAAGTTACAGGTAGAAAGCCAAGGCAAATAGGCTTCTTCGGCACAATTACTGGGAATAATCTTCTTATAGATCGTATTAATATTTTCACTTGGTCAGAAGAAGAAATGTATCTCATCGCCCAAGAAGCTATCAAGGCTGGTTATAAAACTCTTGGAGGTATAGACTATAAGTCAACAGATGGAAATTTTATTCTTGAGCCAAAGATGAAACCTATGGATTATGGTGAGCGTGAAGTTATTGTCACCTTCACTCATCAGTCAAACCTTTATGCAGGACTTTATTATATTCAAATGGATATAAAATGA
- a CDS encoding phosphate acyltransferase, protein MPGERKTINDFKLLIHLLKERKICKRTVVVWPEESHTQEAVCKAVHDGFIEPILVCSKQTMEDYAKKNAFQCIIAESPEDAARKAVELIRRGEADIVMKGFLNTDVLLRAILDKEVGILPKDTVLTHITVAKLPEYPKLLFFTDAAVIPAPNDKQRRAQVQYIVDFCHAFEIECPKIALIHCSEKVDERHFPYTASYRALKAESETGAFGKCTIDGPLDLITSCSVEAMKIKQINSPINGETDALIFPDIEAGNLFYKTVTLFCHAKTAAILQGTMAPVVLPSRGDTIESKYYSLALASLISR, encoded by the coding sequence ATGCCTGGAGAAAGAAAGACTATCAATGACTTTAAGTTGCTCATTCATCTTCTTAAAGAAAGGAAGATTTGTAAACGAACAGTAGTTGTTTGGCCTGAAGAAAGCCATACACAAGAAGCTGTGTGTAAAGCTGTACACGATGGTTTCATTGAGCCCATATTAGTATGCTCTAAACAAACTATGGAAGACTATGCCAAAAAGAATGCTTTTCAATGTATTATTGCAGAATCGCCAGAGGATGCAGCTCGCAAAGCTGTTGAATTAATTAGAAGAGGTGAGGCTGACATTGTAATGAAAGGCTTTCTTAATACAGACGTCCTTCTACGTGCTATACTTGATAAAGAAGTTGGAATTTTACCGAAAGATACTGTATTAACACATATAACCGTAGCAAAGTTACCCGAGTATCCGAAATTACTTTTCTTTACCGATGCAGCTGTTATTCCTGCTCCAAATGACAAACAGCGAAGAGCACAAGTACAATATATTGTAGACTTCTGTCATGCCTTTGAAATAGAATGTCCTAAAATTGCTCTTATCCATTGTTCTGAGAAAGTGGACGAACGTCATTTCCCATATACAGCTTCATACAGAGCACTAAAGGCAGAATCTGAAACTGGTGCCTTTGGTAAATGTACAATAGATGGACCATTAGATTTGATTACTTCTTGTTCTGTTGAAGCAATGAAAATCAAACAAATAAACTCTCCCATCAATGGAGAAACTGATGCATTAATTTTCCCAGACATTGAAGCCGGTAATTTGTTTTATAAAACCGTTACCCTTTTCTGTCATGCGAAAACAGCAGCTATTCTTCAAGGTACCATGGCGCCAGTAGTGCTCCCAAGTCGTGGCGATACAATTGAATCTAAGTACTATAGTCTTGCACTTGCAAGTCTTATCTCCAGATAG
- the buk gene encoding butyrate kinase yields MAYKILAINPGSTSTKISLANDDQPVFVADIAHSRKELSKFKRISDQYHFRKQVVIEELKNRNIPLDFDAVIGRGGLAKPVSSGVFTITEQMIIDQQRAIHQHACDLGCMIADEITREIPGCKSFIADPGVVDEMEPEARLSGSPLMPRMCIWHALNQKAIGRRFAKDMGTTYEKLNLIICHLGGGISIAAHSQGRAIDANNALDGEGPFSPERAGTLPAADLIHLCFSGKYTEEQLLEKVSGQAGLIAHLGTNDLREITNWIKAGDKHAELVVSAMIWHIAKNIAAEGAVLCGNIDAILLTGGMAKSDYIIERLKKRLSYLAPIHVYPGQDEMQALTENALAVLRGEREAKEY; encoded by the coding sequence ATGGCTTACAAGATTTTAGCTATTAACCCTGGATCAACATCAACTAAGATATCACTTGCCAATGATGATCAGCCCGTCTTCGTTGCTGACATTGCACACTCAAGAAAGGAACTGAGTAAATTCAAGCGTATATCCGATCAGTATCATTTCCGCAAACAAGTTGTTATTGAGGAGTTAAAGAATAGGAATATCCCTTTGGATTTTGATGCCGTCATCGGACGTGGTGGACTTGCAAAACCAGTGTCAAGTGGTGTGTTTACAATCACAGAACAGATGATAATTGACCAGCAACGAGCTATTCACCAGCATGCTTGTGACCTTGGCTGTATGATTGCTGATGAGATTACGCGAGAGATTCCAGGATGTAAGAGTTTTATTGCAGACCCTGGTGTGGTAGACGAAATGGAACCAGAAGCGCGTTTGTCAGGTTCTCCTCTTATGCCGCGTATGTGTATTTGGCACGCCCTAAACCAAAAAGCTATTGGTAGACGATTTGCTAAAGACATGGGTACAACTTATGAAAAGCTTAACCTTATTATATGTCATTTAGGCGGAGGAATATCTATTGCAGCACATTCACAAGGGAGAGCTATTGATGCTAATAACGCATTGGATGGTGAAGGACCATTTTCTCCAGAACGTGCAGGAACATTACCTGCAGCCGACTTGATTCATCTTTGCTTCAGTGGAAAATATACTGAGGAACAATTATTGGAGAAAGTGAGTGGCCAGGCAGGTCTAATAGCTCATCTCGGAACAAATGATTTACGAGAGATAACAAATTGGATTAAGGCTGGTGACAAACATGCTGAACTCGTCGTTTCTGCTATGATTTGGCATATTGCTAAAAATATAGCAGCAGAAGGAGCAGTACTATGTGGCAACATTGATGCAATTCTGCTGACAGGTGGTATGGCAAAGTCAGACTATATTATTGAACGTCTCAAGAAACGTCTCTCCTATCTTGCACCGATTCATGTTTATCCTGGGCAAGATGAGATGCAAGCTTTGACAGAGAATGCACTGGCAGTTCTTCGAGGTGAACGCGAAGCAAAGGAGTATTAA
- the sucC gene encoding ADP-forming succinate--CoA ligase subunit beta, translating into MKVHEYQAKKFFASYGLPVDRNIICRTPDEAVEAYKQLGIEKAVVKAQVHTGGRGKAGGVKLGCNEAEIRQHAEAILGMDIKGFIVDRVLVSEAVDIASEYYMSILVDRKSKCPMLMLSRAGGMDIEQVAKETPEKIEKIVIDPVIGMSDYLAREAAFKLFDDMAQVKQAVPIFKNIYKLFTEKDASLAEINPLVMLKDGSLKAIDAKMTFDDNALFRHPDVAELFEPTEEERKEREAKDKGFSYVNLGGSIGCMVNGAGLAMATMDMIKLYGGEPANFLDIGGSSNPEKIVEAMKLLLSDKHVKVVLINIFGGITRCDDVANGLLEAFKVIETDIPIVIRLTGTNEAEGRAILEGTHFTVGTSMADAGHKAVELSKKL; encoded by the coding sequence ATGAAGGTACATGAATACCAAGCAAAGAAATTCTTTGCAAGTTATGGGCTTCCAGTAGACCGCAATATTATTTGCCGTACTCCTGATGAAGCTGTTGAAGCCTACAAGCAATTAGGTATTGAGAAAGCCGTAGTGAAAGCTCAGGTTCACACGGGTGGACGTGGTAAGGCTGGTGGCGTGAAACTTGGCTGTAATGAAGCAGAGATTCGTCAGCATGCTGAAGCTATCTTAGGTATGGACATCAAGGGGTTCATTGTAGACAGAGTACTTGTCAGCGAAGCTGTTGACATCGCTTCAGAGTACTATATGAGTATCCTTGTTGACCGTAAGTCAAAGTGTCCTATGTTAATGCTGAGCCGTGCAGGTGGTATGGATATCGAGCAGGTAGCAAAGGAGACACCAGAGAAGATTGAGAAGATTGTCATCGACCCAGTTATCGGAATGAGCGACTATCTCGCACGTGAGGCAGCCTTCAAGCTTTTCGATGACATGGCACAGGTTAAACAGGCTGTACCAATCTTCAAGAATATTTATAAACTCTTTACAGAGAAGGATGCCTCATTGGCTGAAATCAACCCATTAGTCATGTTGAAGGATGGTTCTTTGAAGGCCATTGATGCCAAGATGACCTTCGACGACAATGCCCTTTTCCGCCATCCAGATGTAGCCGAACTTTTTGAACCTACAGAGGAAGAACGCAAGGAGCGTGAAGCTAAAGACAAGGGATTCAGCTATGTGAACCTTGGAGGAAGCATCGGCTGCATGGTAAATGGTGCTGGTCTTGCAATGGCAACCATGGATATGATTAAGTTATATGGTGGCGAACCAGCTAACTTCCTCGATATTGGTGGTAGTTCTAACCCTGAGAAGATAGTTGAAGCTATGAAACTTCTCTTGAGTGATAAGCATGTAAAAGTAGTGTTAATCAATATCTTCGGTGGTATCACCCGCTGTGATGATGTTGCTAACGGACTCTTGGAAGCATTCAAGGTTATCGAAACAGATATTCCTATTGTCATCCGCTTAACAGGAACCAACGAGGCTGAAGGTAGAGCCATCCTTGAAGGAACCCACTTCACTGTCGGCACAAGTATGGCAGATGCTGGACATAAAGCTGTAGAACTGAGCAAAAAACTTTAA
- the sucD gene encoding succinate--CoA ligase subunit alpha gives MSILINKDTKLIVQGITGRDGSFHASKMKEYGTNVVGGTSPGKAGQEVCGIPVFNTVKDAVAATGANASIIFVPAPFAKDAMLEAIDGGVKLVICITEGVPTLDAVAAQRYAKIKGVKVIGPNCPGLISPEESMAGIMPTNIFKKGHTGVISRSGTLTYEVVYNLTQAGLGQSTAVGVGGDPVVGLYFEELLRMFQDDPETDSIALIGEIGGDAEERAAKFIKEHVTKPVAIFISGQQAPPGKQMGHAGAIISSGSGSASEKIAAFEAVGVPVARETSEIPELLKKQLNK, from the coding sequence ATGAGTATTCTAATCAATAAAGATACAAAGTTAATCGTACAGGGCATTACAGGTCGTGATGGTAGTTTCCACGCTTCTAAAATGAAGGAATATGGCACCAATGTGGTTGGTGGAACATCTCCTGGCAAGGCTGGTCAGGAAGTATGCGGCATCCCTGTATTCAACACAGTTAAAGACGCTGTTGCAGCAACTGGTGCCAACGCATCTATTATCTTCGTCCCTGCCCCATTCGCAAAAGATGCAATGCTTGAAGCAATTGATGGTGGTGTGAAACTCGTCATCTGTATCACTGAAGGCGTGCCAACACTCGATGCAGTTGCAGCACAGCGTTACGCAAAGATTAAGGGTGTAAAGGTAATTGGTCCAAACTGTCCAGGACTTATTTCTCCAGAGGAAAGTATGGCTGGTATTATGCCGACTAATATCTTCAAGAAGGGACATACGGGTGTTATCAGCCGTAGTGGTACACTGACCTATGAGGTTGTTTATAACCTCACACAAGCTGGTCTAGGACAATCAACAGCAGTTGGTGTTGGTGGTGACCCAGTCGTTGGACTTTATTTCGAGGAACTTCTCCGTATGTTCCAAGATGACCCAGAGACAGATAGTATTGCACTCATTGGAGAGATTGGCGGTGATGCTGAAGAGCGTGCAGCTAAGTTTATCAAAGAGCATGTTACAAAGCCTGTAGCAATATTCATCTCTGGTCAGCAAGCTCCTCCGGGCAAACAGATGGGACACGCTGGTGCTATTATCTCAAGCGGCTCTGGTTCTGCAAGCGAAAAGATTGCAGCTTTTGAGGCTGTAGGTGTACCTGTTGCACGTGAGACAAGTGAAATACCAGAACTCCTTAAGAAGCAATTAAATAAGTAA